Genomic DNA from Kluyveromyces lactis strain NRRL Y-1140 chromosome C complete sequence:
aattttcgaTGAAATCTTGGTTAACGCTGCAGATAACAAGGTTCGTGATCCTAGtatgaagaagattgatGTTGTCATTAATCAAGAGGAGAATACTATTGAAGTCAAGAATGATGGTAAGGGTATTCCCGTTGAAATTCATGATAAGGAAGGTATTTATATTCCTGAATTAATTTTTGGCCATCTTTTGACATCCTCTAATTACGATGACGATGAGAAGAAAGTTACAGGTGGTAGAAACGGTTACGGTGCTAAGCTTTGTAATATTTTTTCCACAGAATTCATACTAGAGACCGCTGATCCTTCTAGAGGGCATAAATATATCCAAAATTGGGAAAACAACATGTCTACGTGTCATCCGCCTAAAATTACGTCTTACAAGAAAGGTCCATCTTATACAAAGGTCATATTCAAACCAgatcttcaaagattcgGGATGGACAAACTTGACGATGATATAGTTGGTGTTATGAGGCGTCGTGTCTATGATATCAATGGTTCCGTACGTGATGTGAACGTCTCATTGAATGGTAAAGCTTTAAAGATTCGTAACTTCAAAAACTACGTCGAGTTATACTTGAAATCACTAGAGAAGATCAAATTAAATAGACTTAGAGAGTCGAGTACCCCAGATGAACCAATGCAAGAGCCTACTAAAATCCCAACTATCTTAtatgaaagaattaatGATCGTTGGGAAGTTGCATTTGCAGTATCGGAAAACtcatttcaacaaatatCATTTGTTAATTCGATCGCCACTACATCAGGTGGTACACATGTTAACTATGTTACAGATCAAATTATAAAGAAAGTATCTGACCGcttgaagaaacaaaagaagacaaTCAAACCTTTCCAAATTAAGAACAACATgtttattttcatcaattgctTAATTGAGAACCCTGCATTCACTTCTCAAACCAAAGAACAATTAACGACAAGGGTCAAGGATTTCGGTTCCAAGTGCGAAGTCCCATCAGAATTCATCAATAAAATAATGAAGACTGATCTTGCGACGaagatctttgaaattgcCGATGAGAATGCTCATaagcaattgaagaaaactgatggttcaagaaagaacagaatTACTGAGTACCccaaacttgaagatgCAAATATGGCTGgaacaaaagaaggttACAAATGTACTTTGGTTCTAACAGAAGGTGATTCTGCCTTGTCTCTTGCAGTTGCTGGGTTGGCTGTCGTTGGAAGAGATTATTATGGATGTTTCCCCTTAAGAGGTAAAATGTTAAATGTTAGGGAAGCGACCCCTGATCAAATCAGTAAGAACGCGGAAATTCAAGccataaaaaaaattatggGGTTGCAGCATAAGAAGCGGTACGAAGATACTACAACTTTAAGATATGGTCATATTATGATTATGACGGATCAAGATCACGATGGTTCACATATCAAAGGTTTGATCATTAATTTCCTGGAGAGTTCCTTCCCTGGTCTTCTCGATATTCCAGGATTTTTAATAGAATTTATCACACCCATCATTAAAATCACAATCTCAAGACCCAAGAAAGAAaccatttctttctataACATGCCAGATTACGAAAAGTGGAGAGAAGAAGAGTCTCACAAGTACACTTGGAAACAGAAGTATTACAAGGGTTTGGGTACGTCGACACAACAGGAAGCACGTGAGTACTTTTCAGGTTTAGATAAGcacttgaagaaattccatGCCTTGCAAGGTGATGATTCTCAATTAATTGATCTagcattttcaaaaaagaaggcGGACGACCGTAAAGAATGGCTAAAATTGTATGAGCCTGGTACTGTATTAGATCCAAAGCTAACAGAGATTCCAATCAGTGATTTTATCAATAAAGaattaattcttttctctctaGCAGACAACATTAGATCTATTCCCTCTGTTTTAGATGGTTTGAAACCTGGTCAGAGGAAAGTTATCTATGCCTGCTTCAAACgtaatttgaaaagtgaAATCAAGGTCGCTCAATTAGGTGGTTATGTTTCAGAACATACAGGGTATCATCATGGTGAACAATCTTTGTATCAAACTATTGTCGGTCTAGCTCAGGATTTTGTTGGTTCCAATAATATTTACTTGTTGAAACCAAATGGTGCCTTCGGTACAAGAGCAACAGGTGGTAAAGATTCTGCTGCGCCAAGATATATCTTCACGGAGCTAAACAAACTTACGagaaaaattttcaatacTCTCGACGATCCATTATTGAATTATATTCAAGATGATGAACAGACTGTAGAACCTGAATGGTATTTACCGGTTATTCCAATGGTTTTAGTAAATGGTACTGAAGGTATTGGTACGGGTTGGAGTACTAATATTCCTCCTTTCAATCCAATGGATATTGTCAATAATGTGAAGCGTCTGATGAAGGGAGAGGAAATGGAGCAGATGGCGCCATGGTACAGGGGATGGCAGGGATCCTTGGAGAAGATAGATCCACAAAAGTATCGTACTTATGGTAGAATCGAACAAATCGATGAAAATACGTTGGAAATAACGGAACTGCCTCCCAAGACTTGGACTTCCGTCATCAAGGAGCATTTACTATTGGGTTTAAGTGGTAATGATAAGGTTAAGCCTTGGATTAAAGACATACAAGAACAGCATGGAGCCACCATCAAGTTTATTATCACCTTGACTTCCGATGAAATGGAGAAGACGAGAAAAATAGGTTTCtatgaaagattcaaattgGTTTCTACGGTAAGTCTCAGCAACATGGTTGCATTCGATCCTCAGGGGAAGATTAAAAAATACGATGATGTTCGTGACATTTTGTCTGACTTTTATTATACTCGACTCACCTATTAtcagaagagaaaagattaTATTGGTGAAAGGCTAAAGTGGGAAGTTGAAAAGCTATCATATCAAGTTAAATTCATTATGATGATCGTTGAGAAAAAGTTATCAGTCAGTAACAAACCTCGTCCAGTCCTCTTCGAAGAATTAATGTCCTTGGGTTTCCCaagaatcaacaaagaaggaaaacCAACCTACGGTAAAGTCGAGGAGCAAGCACAAATAGAAGCATTgaatgacgaagatgatgatgatgatgacgaagagaAAAGCGAAGCAGAAGACAACGCtgaagaaagtgaagatGTTGTAAACGGACcagaagagaaatttgGTAATTACGACTATTTGTTAGGTATGAAAATCTGGGCTTTGACAAAGGAAAGATATGAAAAGTTAATGAAACAAATGcaagagaaacaaacaGAATTGGAACGGCTATTAAAACTTTCTGCTAAAGATTTATGGGAAATTGATTTAGACGACTTCGTAGAACATTACGAAAAATTCATTCAGTACGACGAAGAGGTTCGTAACAGCATCGTTCCCGATGCAGCCACCACCAAGAAGGGTAAGAGAAGAAAGCGCGGTAAAAACGATGACAATGATTCAaaacaaccaaaaaaaagagcCAGAAAATCTGTCAAGAGAGAAtatgttgattttgaaagagtttTAATCGAACCAAGAGTTATTGAAAAGGTTAAAAGGGTACCAAAAAttaaaactgaaaacaaCGATATTGtaaagaaactttcaaaggCAAAATCCACTAAACAAACGACCCCAGAGGTCAAAGAAGATCCAGAACCAACCGCCTCTCATGCTAGTACCATCTTTGCAAAGAAGGCGGATTCAGTCTCTAAGGAACCCGAGGAAGACAATGATGAGTTCAGCGTATTTTCCAgtaaattcaaaaaattgagCTCTGCGTTCAATGATAATGGCGATTCCACGTCCGCGTCTCCTATTCCATCCATAGCGTCTAAATCCCAGGATACTGTAGGAATCTCTCCTCTCAAAGACGACGACGACGATGACGAAAAGATTCTAGCAGgcaagaaaaagacaacaaggaaacaaaattcGCAGACAGCAGATCTAGTCTCACTGAGCGATGAAAGTGATCttgatattcttgaaaacttACCCTCTCAACCACGAAAGAGAAGTCCAAGATTGACTCAAACTACGAAGTCCAACTACACACAGGATTTATCAGACGACAGTTTCTtagatgacgatgatgaagaagcaaaCTCCGATGCATCATTCCAAGAATCTGACTGAATGAATGCATAAAATAAGtatgaatatatataaatcGCTAATTAACTAAATGAACGGTCAATAGATCGGCTATGCTTCCTGTTTTATTTGGCATCTTTCTACTAAGCTTCTCTGCTTTCTTACTCTTTTGCTTTTCATTCCGGATATGTTTAGCTATcgaagaaaaacaaaatggcATCTGCGTGTCGAAAAAAATATGTATAGAAATAGCAACCACATGAATAGCCCTGATATGACAAAAGATgtgctgaaaagaaaatacGATTATATACACTCAGTAAATGCAATTGTCCACTTAAAAAGCGCAATAGGGGCAATTGACGTCAGTCTTAGCTAAAACTCTGGTTAGGTACTACTTTTAGGATCATGTAAATATAATTCTTGTCTGGTCTTTAACCCTATTTCCGTTTTCGTCGTACCAAATCAACGCAGTACTAAATACTTTTAGGTGTCTTTCTATATATATTCCgtgatctttttttttttttttagtatTCCATACACTCTGCTTCTTTTTGCATTTTTTTCgcaatgaagaaaaagaaggaacggaaaaaaaagtataaagGGCAAAATTATTTTAGAACACTTAATTCGTGTTTATACCAACCTAAGTGAAGGACTTCAAACCTAAAATTGCTCGTGAACCTGTTGTTTGGTAAGGAGAAGCTCTATAATTGAGAATTTTTGTGTTCTTGTTTTTCTGGATTATATTCGTCTGTGTGTAAGGGGTAAACGGGCTGAAATACTGATCCATCGTGATTTCGGGGCTTTTAAGATCAAAACTGATTAAGGGAAACGGATACAATTGCAGCCTGTGATATTTGTCAGTCAGTGCGGGTGGTCAATTgagtttttgttttgacAAAGAGCCTGAATTCATATTCTTTCTGTCAGTTTTTGCTAAGTTCATTTGCGAATTTGCATAATAGAAGCTAGTATTCGGAAATACTTTACTCGAATAAAAATTGTTAACAAAGATGGCTAGTGCAGGTACTGATATTGTAAACCCTGCATCCGGCGAACAGGTAGTTCAAGTCGACGGCGTTGACAAATTGGCACCCACTGCAGCGCTTTCTAGTGATGCTGGTAATGTATCAGAGGAAAAACAGGTTGATCCTGCGAAGACCTCTAGCGAGGTTAGACCAGTCATAGATGCTACGTACGTGGGTTGGAAGCAAATGGGTGGTTGGGAAGAATCGGATACGTTgacttttgaagatgagttATTGGGAGtcaatgaagaaactttCCTAGATAATGTCATTCCTGATAAGGCGTACGGGGATTGGTATCATGCGGTAGGAATCTTTTTTATGGGCGGGTTCCTTTCCTTTCTGCTTGGAAAATTTAAGTTCTCGTTAGGTCCTGTATTCTTCATTATTCTTGCTACAGCTGTGTTCTATAGGACCTCAGTTAAAAAATATAGAATGTCAATTAGAGAACTTGCTCAAAAAGAGTTTGTTGTCCAAAAGGTGGAAGATGATTATGAGTCAATGGAATGGTTGAACAGTTTCTTGGACAAGTACTGGCCAATAATTGAACCGTCGGTGTCTCAAATTGTTGTGGAACAGGTTAACGAACAAATTGCTGTTAACGAAGCGATCCCAGCCTTCGTAAAAGCACTGTGGATAGATCGTTTCACATTGGGTATAAAACCACCAAGAATTGACTTGGTAAAGACTTTCCAAAACACTGAATTGGATGTTGTCGTCATGGATTTTGGGATGTCGTTCACTCCACACGATTTGTCTGATTTGACTTCCAAACAATTACGTAACTATGTGAATCAAACCGTTGTCCTTAAGGCGAAACTTTTCGGTTTAACTGTACCAGTGGTTGTAGCAGATATCGCTTTCAAAGCTCGTGTTAGGGTTCGTATGAAGCTAATGACACCTTTCCCTCATATCGAAACCGTCAACATTCAGTTTTTGGACGTTCCTGATATCGATTTTGTTTGCAAGCTATTAGGTAATACCGTTTTCAACTGGGAAATTATGAGTATTCCAGGTCTTCTACCTTTAGCAAGAGAACTAGCCAGAAAGTATCTAGGCCCATTGTTTTTGCCACCTTTCTCgcttcaattgaatattcCACAATTAGTGTCTGGTTCCGCATTGTCAATTGGTGTGTTGGAGCTAACCGTGAAGAATGCAAAGGACTTAAAGCGTTCCAACCTAATGAACATCTCTGTTGATCcatatcttcaattctcTATTGGTGGCCGTGTACTTGGGAAAACAAGAACTGTCAAAGACACACTTAATCCTGTCTGGAATGAATCGATGTTTATCTTACTTGCTTCTTTCACTGATCCATTAGAGATTACTGTTTATGATAAGAGGGAACACTTAAAGGACAAGGTTTTGGGTAGAATTTACTACAATTTGAGTTCGCTCCATGACACTCCCctacaaaaaaatgtttCCTCTCATTTCATAAGAAACTCTAAGCCTGTGGGTGACCTCTTCTTTGACATGAAGTTCCATGCAACTCTTGAGTCTAAGAAATTACCGGACGGTACAGTTGAGGAAGTTCCAGATCTCAACACAGGTATTACAAAGATTACCATCGAGGAAGCCAAGGATTTGGATGAGACTGGTAAGGCTGTTAACTCTTATGTTGAACTATTTGTGAACTCTAAATTGGTATTGACAACTTCTACCATAAAAAAATCCGAGAAACCTTCGTGGGCTGCTCCATATGAGGCAGTTGTTACGGACCGCAGAAAAACTAGAATCAAGCTGGTTGTCAAAAACGACAAGGGCGACATTATTTCAAGTACCGTTCAAACATTAAACGATTTAATCGACAGAACATTAGTGGCGAAAGAATGGATTCCTCTGAAAAATGGGAAGAGTTCTTTGAAGATCTCTACTCAGTGGAAACCTGTCTCATTGGATATTGGCTCAAATGATGTTGCTTATACGCCTCCTGTCGGCGTACTCCGTATTTTATTGAATAAAGCCACAGGGTTAAAGAATCTCGAAAAGTTTGGTACCATTGACCCATATGCCAGAGTTTTAGT
This window encodes:
- the TCB2 gene encoding tricalbin (similar to uniprot|Q12466 Saccharomyces cerevisiae YOR086C TCB1 Contains three calcium and lipid binding domains green fluorescent protein (GFP)-fusion protein localizes to the cell periphery C-terminal portion of Tcb1p Tcb2p and Tcb3p interact) — encoded protein: MASAGTDIVNPASGEQVVQVDGVDKLAPTAALSSDAGNVSEEKQVDPAKTSSEVRPVIDATYVGWKQMGGWEESDTLTFEDELLGVNEETFLDNVIPDKAYGDWYHAVGIFFMGGFLSFLLGKFKFSLGPVFFIILATAVFYRTSVKKYRMSIRELAQKEFVVQKVEDDYESMEWLNSFLDKYWPIIEPSVSQIVVEQVNEQIAVNEAIPAFVKALWIDRFTLGIKPPRIDLVKTFQNTELDVVVMDFGMSFTPHDLSDLTSKQLRNYVNQTVVLKAKLFGLTVPVVVADIAFKARVRVRMKLMTPFPHIETVNIQFLDVPDIDFVCKLLGNTVFNWEIMSIPGLLPLARELARKYLGPLFLPPFSLQLNIPQLVSGSALSIGVLELTVKNAKDLKRSNLMNISVDPYLQFSIGGRVLGKTRTVKDTLNPVWNESMFILLASFTDPLEITVYDKREHLKDKVLGRIYYNLSSLHDTPLQKNVSSHFIRNSKPVGDLFFDMKFHATLESKKLPDGTVEEVPDLNTGITKITIEEAKDLDETGKAVNSYVELFVNSKLVLTTSTIKKSEKPSWAAPYEAVVTDRRKTRIKLVVKNDKGDIISSTVQTLNDLIDRTLVAKEWIPLKNGKSSLKISTQWKPVSLDIGSNDVAYTPPVGVLRILLNKATGLKNLEKFGTIDPYARVLVNNLPKGRTNVVESTVNPVWNEAIYVAVSSSNQKVSIECLDVEYAGEDRSLGKVDIPISDMFQKGSDDKYIAHIDDEPKTGNLVSKKGAKGVITYYASFYPAVPVLSLEEIQEMDEISKKKANWEKSKAEFEKIGDKKNVELKAKLDEEEEELKELEDMYSSKMKLDLDELLQYNSGVLSVYILSGELPQQGCYLQAFFDANGYARFVSQKSPTRSFRSGMVGDVIIKELEWSTTTFRVSKDKNLNKAEDCLCEVTIPTIELLKNCYYKPSILSLTGPSSAKIMVQVSWFPISVTKLPQSDLITNCGDLKINIKSANDLISSDRNGKSDPFVKLYLNDNGSPFYKTKTIKKTLDPTWNESCTVQVANRVNNYLKIKIMDWDAGNKDDNIGEAILPLSKIDPENPTELDIPLVLPSEKKEDAGVVHLSFEFQPRYVLAVTRKETKIGDLAGKGFSAGLQAGTTVIGGGLGAVGKIKKGIFGGKKKDDETEKD
- the TOP2 gene encoding DNA topoisomerase 2 (similar to uniprot|P06786 Saccharomyces cerevisiae YNL088W TOP2 Essential type II topoisomerase catalyzes topology changes in DNA via transient breakage and rejoining of phosphodiester bonds in the DNA backbone localizes to axial cores in meiosis), which produces MTQSKTVSERYQKISQLEHILKRPDTYIGSVEVQESQQWIHDETTDCMIEKTVNIVPGLFKIFDEILVNAADNKVRDPSMKKIDVVINQEENTIEVKNDGKGIPVEIHDKEGIYIPELIFGHLLTSSNYDDDEKKVTGGRNGYGAKLCNIFSTEFILETADPSRGHKYIQNWENNMSTCHPPKITSYKKGPSYTKVIFKPDLQRFGMDKLDDDIVGVMRRRVYDINGSVRDVNVSLNGKALKIRNFKNYVELYLKSLEKIKLNRLRESSTPDEPMQEPTKIPTILYERINDRWEVAFAVSENSFQQISFVNSIATTSGGTHVNYVTDQIIKKVSDRLKKQKKTIKPFQIKNNMFIFINCLIENPAFTSQTKEQLTTRVKDFGSKCEVPSEFINKIMKTDLATKIFEIADENAHKQLKKTDGSRKNRITEYPKLEDANMAGTKEGYKCTLVLTEGDSALSLAVAGLAVVGRDYYGCFPLRGKMLNVREATPDQISKNAEIQAIKKIMGLQHKKRYEDTTTLRYGHIMIMTDQDHDGSHIKGLIINFLESSFPGLLDIPGFLIEFITPIIKITISRPKKETISFYNMPDYEKWREEESHKYTWKQKYYKGLGTSTQQEAREYFSGLDKHLKKFHALQGDDSQLIDLAFSKKKADDRKEWLKLYEPGTVLDPKLTEIPISDFINKELILFSLADNIRSIPSVLDGLKPGQRKVIYACFKRNLKSEIKVAQLGGYVSEHTGYHHGEQSLYQTIVGLAQDFVGSNNIYLLKPNGAFGTRATGGKDSAAPRYIFTELNKLTRKIFNTLDDPLLNYIQDDEQTVEPEWYLPVIPMVLVNGTEGIGTGWSTNIPPFNPMDIVNNVKRLMKGEEMEQMAPWYRGWQGSLEKIDPQKYRTYGRIEQIDENTLEITELPPKTWTSVIKEHLLLGLSGNDKVKPWIKDIQEQHGATIKFIITLTSDEMEKTRKIGFYERFKLVSTVSLSNMVAFDPQGKIKKYDDVRDILSDFYYTRLTYYQKRKDYIGERLKWEVEKLSYQVKFIMMIVEKKLSVSNKPRPVLFEELMSLGFPRINKEGKPTYGKVEEQAQIEALNDEDDDDDDEEKSEAEDNAEESEDVVNGPEEKFGNYDYLLGMKIWALTKERYEKLMKQMQEKQTELERLLKLSAKDLWEIDLDDFVEHYEKFIQYDEEVRNSIVPDAATTKKGKRRKRGKNDDNDSKQPKKRARKSVKREYVDFERVLIEPRVIEKVKRVPKIKTENNDIVKKLSKAKSTKQTTPEVKEDPEPTASHASTIFAKKADSVSKEPEEDNDEFSVFSSKFKKLSSAFNDNGDSTSASPIPSIASKSQDTVGISPLKDDDDDDEKILAGKKKTTRKQNSQTADLVSLSDESDLDILENLPSQPRKRSPRLTQTTKSNYTQDLSDDSFLDDDDEEANSDASFQESD